A stretch of the Planktothricoides raciborskii GIHE-MW2 genome encodes the following:
- the crtD gene encoding C-3',4' desaturase CrtD, which translates to MANSQQNHPPENHQKTAIVIGAGIGGLTAGVLLAKRGYQVRIYDQAIVPGGCASTFKRQGFTFDVGATQVAGLEPGGIHHRIFSELEIDLPEATYCDPACAVFLPGETEPINIWRDPKKWQEERDRHFPGSQPFWQLMDTLFQASWQFQGRDPVLPPRNSWDIWQLVKALRPDTLITVPFTLMTVLDALRLFGLEKNHRLKTFLDLQLKLYSQVDANETALLYAATALGVSQSPQGLFHLKGSMQVLSDRLVEGLEKYGGQLFMRHTVKEINIDQHGASSVVISNQKSGKIWTEKADHIVANVPVQNLVKMLTSVVPEHKTNPQHRFFQNLYQNRVENLPPASGAFVVYLGVTQEAIPENCPPHMQFLYEYAEDGKIGARQTIGENNSLFVSVSHPGDGRAPDGKFTITASSFTDTKLWQNCHDYAALKQAYTEKAIQRLGQYFHLNSDTIIYQEAATPRTFAQYTGRLHGIVGGVGQRIQTFGPFGIATRTPIQHLWLVGDSTHPGEGTAGVSYSALTAVRQIQEEDAGEKGK; encoded by the coding sequence ATGGCCAACAGTCAACAGAATCATCCCCCAGAGAATCATCAAAAAACCGCGATCGTCATTGGGGCAGGAATTGGTGGGTTAACCGCAGGTGTACTGTTAGCCAAACGGGGTTATCAAGTGCGAATTTATGACCAGGCGATCGTTCCTGGGGGCTGTGCTTCTACATTCAAACGCCAAGGATTTACCTTTGATGTAGGGGCAACCCAAGTCGCAGGATTAGAACCGGGAGGCATTCATCACCGTATTTTCTCGGAGTTAGAAATTGACCTGCCCGAAGCTACCTACTGCGATCCAGCTTGTGCGGTATTTTTACCCGGAGAAACCGAACCAATTAATATTTGGCGTGACCCGAAAAAATGGCAGGAAGAACGCGATCGCCACTTTCCCGGAAGCCAACCTTTTTGGCAATTAATGGATACATTATTTCAAGCCAGTTGGCAATTTCAAGGCCGCGATCCGGTACTGCCGCCGCGCAATAGTTGGGATATATGGCAATTAGTCAAAGCCTTGCGACCAGACACATTAATTACCGTCCCTTTTACCTTAATGACGGTATTAGATGCCCTGCGATTATTTGGCTTAGAAAAGAATCACCGCTTAAAAACTTTTTTAGATTTACAACTGAAGTTATATTCTCAAGTTGATGCCAATGAAACCGCCTTATTATATGCCGCCACCGCCTTGGGAGTTTCTCAGTCTCCTCAAGGACTGTTTCACCTGAAAGGCAGTATGCAAGTGTTGAGCGATCGCCTAGTTGAAGGCTTAGAAAAATATGGCGGTCAGCTATTTATGCGCCATACAGTCAAAGAAATCAACATCGATCAACATGGGGCATCTAGTGTCGTAATTAGCAACCAGAAAAGCGGGAAAATTTGGACAGAAAAAGCCGATCATATTGTCGCAAATGTGCCGGTACAAAACTTAGTAAAAATGTTAACTTCCGTTGTCCCAGAACATAAAACCAATCCACAGCATCGCTTTTTCCAAAACCTGTATCAAAACCGAGTGGAAAACTTGCCCCCCGCTTCCGGTGCATTTGTGGTTTATTTAGGTGTCACCCAAGAAGCTATTCCCGAAAATTGTCCCCCCCATATGCAATTTCTCTATGAATATGCAGAAGATGGAAAAATCGGCGCAAGGCAAACTATTGGGGAAAATAATTCTCTATTTGTTTCTGTCAGTCACCCTGGGGATGGTCGCGCCCCCGACGGCAAATTTACCATTACCGCGTCTTCTTTTACGGATACAAAACTGTGGCAAAATTGCCATGATTATGCAGCATTAAAACAAGCCTATACGGAAAAAGCAATTCAGCGGTTAGGGCAATATTTTCACCTCAATTCTGACACAATCATTTACCAAGAAGCGGCGACACCGCGCACTTTTGCTCAATATACCGGGCGTTTACATGGAATTGTTGGGGGAGTGGGACAACGGATTCAAACTTTTGGGCCTTTTGGCATTGCCACTCGCACCCCAATTCAGCATTTATGGTTAGTGGGAGACTCTACTCACCCAGGAGAAGGAACTGCTGGGGTGAGTTATTCCGCATTGACCGCAGTGCGACAAATTCAAGAGGAAGATGCCGGGGAAAAAGGAAAATAG
- the coaE gene encoding dephospho-CoA kinase (Dephospho-CoA kinase (CoaE) performs the final step in coenzyme A biosynthesis.), translating into MTTSANPRPLPTYTNIQPRIIGLTGGISTGKTTVSDYLATVHQLPVFDADIFARDAVKLGSPVLKAISNRYGTGILLDDGNLNRGQLGHIIFSNPAERHWIEQQIHPYVRRRLREGIQKILAPKQPPAKNNGKIQPTPQTPIVLVVPLLFEAKMTDLVTEIWVVYAPRALEIERLIKRDGLAAEQAIARIDSQMSIDEKASLADVVLDNSSTMDHLVQQIDAALLKSSR; encoded by the coding sequence ATGACCACAAGCGCCAATCCCAGACCCTTGCCTACATACACTAACATCCAACCCCGAATCATTGGTTTAACCGGCGGCATCAGCACCGGCAAAACGACCGTTTCTGACTATTTGGCAACCGTTCACCAATTGCCCGTATTTGATGCCGATATTTTTGCTCGCGACGCAGTGAAACTCGGTTCTCCGGTACTCAAGGCGATCTCCAACCGTTACGGCACAGGTATTCTCCTTGACGATGGTAATTTGAATCGAGGACAACTCGGCCATATTATCTTTAGCAACCCTGCGGAACGGCATTGGATTGAGCAACAAATTCATCCTTATGTTCGGCGTCGGTTGCGCGAAGGAATCCAAAAAATCCTCGCACCCAAGCAACCCCCAGCCAAAAATAATGGCAAAATTCAACCAACACCACAAACCCCAATTGTTTTGGTGGTGCCCTTGTTGTTTGAAGCCAAAATGACCGATTTAGTCACGGAAATTTGGGTGGTTTATGCGCCACGGGCTTTAGAAATCGAGCGGTTAATCAAACGAGATGGTCTGGCGGCAGAACAAGCGATCGCCCGCATTGATAGCCAAATGTCCATTGACGAAAAAGCGTCCCTAGCTGACGTGGTACTCGACAACTCATCAACAATGGATCATTTAGTTCAACAAATTGATGCGGCTTTGCTTAAGTCTTCTCGTTAA
- a CDS encoding ATP-binding protein, giving the protein MSQFKILIVEDEAIVAEDIAIRLEKMGYTIADIVASGEEAIATAIKTQPDLVLMDIMLQNEMSGIQAAQAIYTQQNIPVVYLTAYGDDKTVKQAQVTYPFGYLLKPFKDKELLAAIEVARSRYQKELEIKQALTQAESQKQQAEQENDKKSDYLLMVSHDLRSPITNIKAWVQLMNLSAKKWSEYKKQNALKEIEKTADMMNILLEEILLMAKTENPESNFKPRLLDVLSICQNFMDKIQYREGKNYAISFAHQGESIKAYLDEHLFWHILNNLLDNAFKYSPLGSQIYLSLIGDADYICLQVKDSGMGIPEKDRGNLFEPFKRGSNVMQIPGNGLGLAIVKRVVDLHHGTVEITSQENQGTTVIVKLPVNQS; this is encoded by the coding sequence ATGTCTCAGTTTAAAATCTTGATTGTCGAAGATGAGGCTATTGTGGCAGAAGATATCGCGATTCGTTTAGAAAAAATGGGCTATACCATCGCCGATATTGTCGCTTCTGGAGAAGAGGCGATCGCCACCGCCATCAAAACTCAGCCGGATTTAGTTTTAATGGATATTATGTTGCAAAATGAAATGAGTGGTATTCAAGCTGCTCAAGCAATTTATACCCAACAGAATATCCCAGTGGTTTATTTAACCGCTTATGGGGATGATAAGACCGTTAAACAAGCTCAAGTCACTTATCCTTTTGGTTATTTACTCAAACCTTTTAAGGATAAAGAACTCCTAGCCGCTATTGAAGTGGCGCGATCGCGCTATCAAAAAGAACTGGAAATTAAACAAGCCTTGACCCAGGCAGAATCCCAAAAACAGCAAGCGGAACAGGAAAATGATAAAAAGTCAGATTATTTGTTGATGGTTTCCCATGATTTACGCAGCCCAATTACTAATATTAAAGCCTGGGTTCAATTGATGAATTTATCCGCTAAAAAATGGTCAGAATATAAAAAGCAAAATGCCCTCAAAGAAATTGAAAAAACAGCGGATATGATGAATATTTTATTAGAAGAAATCTTGCTGATGGCCAAAACAGAAAATCCAGAAAGTAATTTTAAACCTAGGTTGCTAGATGTGCTATCAATATGTCAAAACTTTATGGATAAAATTCAATATCGCGAAGGAAAAAACTATGCGATAAGTTTTGCCCATCAAGGTGAATCTATCAAGGCTTATTTAGATGAGCATTTATTCTGGCATATTCTGAATAATTTACTAGATAATGCCTTTAAGTATTCTCCCCTAGGCAGCCAAATTTATTTAAGTTTAATTGGGGATGCGGATTATATTTGCTTGCAAGTTAAAGATTCTGGCATGGGAATTCCTGAAAAAGATCGAGGCAATTTGTTTGAACCCTTTAAACGAGGCAGCAATGTGATGCAAATTCCGGGGAATGGATTAGGACTCGCGATCGTCAAGCGAGTGGTGGATTTACATCACGGAACTGTTGAAATCACAAGCCAAGAAAATCAGGGGACAACGGTGATTGTTAAATTGCCAGTAAATCAATCATAA
- the thyX gene encoding FAD-dependent thymidylate synthase translates to MDRFRVEVIAKTSNPQQVIYGAMHQDYCEDFVIDQRDTWPSESKSGEIIVKRLLAGDRGHFGPVEHPTIVFNCGYFPHSVMQQIRTHRVGISFDVQCLAGNTEVTFVHASGSLRKIKIAELYELWTNGEKAIRQRLKQGRNGETPGEYRRDCKTRIKKMRLRVLNETTGFFDLGHIKDVMAKGIQPVYRLTLEDGKTLDCTTNHRLFTTFGWQTMGEAVGLMTAEDGQVISMTKNCLVLCNGMAVAGNRLYRDKEFLEQKNNKEAEFAKHYQPILEPKNWQPKPKSPGNKLRSHPIKVKSVEFLGLEMTYDLEVEGPWHNFVANGMVVHNSNRYTGNRIVDAAKGKRDLEDVFYLRPVGSYTDRQGKRYDYTQAQRDRDLAWCLEAAKRYQQLIAEGAAEEHARGIIPFDVRQHWVMSLNVRSLMHLLDMRWKKDAQLECQKLCDLIWPHFQEWVPEVAEWYLQNRAKKSRLAP, encoded by the coding sequence ATGGATCGATTTCGTGTAGAGGTGATTGCCAAAACCTCCAATCCTCAGCAAGTCATTTATGGGGCAATGCACCAAGATTATTGTGAGGATTTTGTTATAGATCAACGGGATACATGGCCGTCGGAAAGCAAAAGTGGGGAGATTATTGTCAAGCGATTATTGGCAGGCGATCGCGGGCACTTTGGGCCTGTTGAACACCCCACTATTGTCTTTAATTGCGGATATTTTCCCCATAGCGTGATGCAACAAATTAGAACTCATCGCGTGGGAATTTCTTTCGACGTGCAGTGTCTGGCGGGAAATACTGAGGTGACATTTGTTCATGCTAGTGGCAGTTTACGCAAAATCAAAATTGCGGAACTTTACGAGTTGTGGACGAATGGAGAAAAAGCGATTCGCCAACGATTAAAACAAGGTCGAAACGGAGAAACCCCTGGAGAATATCGTCGTGATTGCAAAACCCGAATCAAAAAAATGCGGCTAAGGGTTCTGAATGAAACCACTGGTTTTTTTGATCTCGGACATATTAAGGATGTGATGGCTAAAGGGATTCAACCTGTTTATCGCCTAACTTTAGAAGATGGTAAAACCTTAGATTGTACGACCAATCACCGCTTATTTACCACATTCGGCTGGCAAACAATGGGGGAAGCGGTCGGTTTAATGACAGCCGAAGATGGTCAGGTAATCAGCATGACCAAAAATTGCTTGGTCTTATGTAATGGCATGGCAGTGGCAGGCAATAGACTTTATAGGGATAAAGAGTTTCTAGAACAGAAAAATAACAAAGAGGCGGAGTTTGCCAAACATTATCAACCAATTCTCGAACCAAAAAATTGGCAGCCTAAACCGAAATCACCAGGGAATAAACTCCGATCGCATCCAATCAAGGTAAAAAGCGTTGAATTCCTGGGGTTAGAAATGACTTATGACCTAGAAGTAGAAGGCCCTTGGCATAATTTTGTCGCCAATGGTATGGTGGTGCATAACTCTAACCGCTATACGGGAAATCGGATCGTTGATGCGGCGAAAGGAAAACGCGATTTGGAAGACGTATTTTATCTCCGTCCCGTGGGCAGCTACACCGATCGCCAAGGAAAGCGTTATGACTATACTCAAGCACAACGCGATCGCGATTTAGCCTGGTGCTTAGAAGCGGCAAAACGCTATCAACAACTGATCGCTGAAGGGGCTGCCGAAGAACACGCGAGAGGGATTATTCCCTTTGATGTGCGACAACATTGGGTGATGTCTTTAAATGTGCGATCGCTCATGCATTTGCTCGATATGCGCTGGAAAAAAGACGCCCAATTAGAATGTCAGAAACTCTGCGATTTAATTTGGCCGCATTTCCAAGAATGGGTGCCAGAAGTTGCCGAATGGTATCTCCAAAATCGGGCTAAAAAATCTCGATTAGCGCCATAA
- a CDS encoding carbonic anhydrase, with protein MSKHQPRMSRRNLLQFSSGIIGAGILSQTFGSQLRNPAPVVAQNDVTPEAALEKLMQGNERFVQDKRENPNQSLFRLAEVAAKQKPFAAILSCADSRVPSELVFDQGLGDLFVVRVAGNVATPEEIGSLEFGTLVLGAKVLLVMGHERCGAVDAAIQDAQVPGQIGSILDSIRPAVGRVADNVSDRLTEVCKANVLLQIERLNASPVLSQLVQEGKLKIAGAYYDLDTGEATLLS; from the coding sequence ATGTCAAAACATCAACCAAGAATGTCCCGTCGCAATCTGTTACAATTTAGCTCTGGAATCATTGGTGCCGGAATTCTCAGCCAAACGTTTGGCTCCCAACTCCGAAATCCAGCCCCTGTCGTGGCTCAAAATGATGTGACCCCAGAGGCAGCCCTAGAAAAACTGATGCAGGGAAATGAACGATTTGTCCAAGATAAACGGGAAAACCCCAATCAATCTTTATTCCGACTAGCGGAAGTGGCCGCTAAACAAAAGCCGTTTGCGGCGATTCTTTCTTGTGCGGATTCTCGCGTGCCATCAGAACTTGTGTTTGACCAAGGATTAGGCGATTTATTTGTGGTTCGCGTGGCGGGAAATGTGGCGACTCCAGAAGAAATTGGCAGCTTAGAATTTGGCACGTTAGTCTTAGGCGCAAAAGTCCTATTGGTGATGGGACACGAACGCTGCGGTGCGGTGGATGCGGCGATCCAAGATGCCCAAGTTCCCGGTCAAATTGGCAGCATTTTAGATTCAATTCGCCCCGCTGTCGGTCGGGTGGCCGATAATGTGAGCGATCGCCTTACGGAAGTTTGTAAAGCCAATGTTTTGTTACAAATCGAACGGCTGAATGCTTCTCCAGTGTTGTCTCAGCTTGTTCAAGAAGGCAAACTAAAAATTGCCGGTGCTTATTATGACTTGGATACCGGAGAAGCGACTCTTCTCAGTTAA
- a CDS encoding P-loop NTPase fold protein has product MNLNLRQFYHACNPSKTLVFGHPEQRRYYIDLSSVRGGKIIEELSRTIVRLSPDDPTCQLFTGHIGCGKSTELLKLKQNLEENGFYVVYFESSEDLEMADVDLTDILLAIAHKVSENIKSKSIYTQSAYFQNLFTELYHLLPNSLEFFNGLDFDLVIGQITAQSKESPKLRTQLRQYLEPRTSGILNSINTEIIHPATTQLKQQGKKGLVVIVDNLDRVDNKPVASGRSQPEYLFVDRGEQLRKLNCHLVYTIPLSLIFSSSSEFLKNRLGGGVAPKVLPMVPVHLRSGEECQQGLSLLRQTVLARAFPDLDSAAQLSLITEIVDTPETLDRLCRISGGHIRNLLGLIYRCLQSEDPPFPRSLIEMVISERAAELSLAIQPGDWELLREVAQTKQVRGESNYQRLLRNMSVFEYRVGNSGRWFDINPMLFY; this is encoded by the coding sequence ATGAACCTTAACTTACGTCAATTTTATCATGCTTGTAATCCGAGTAAAACTCTGGTATTTGGTCATCCCGAACAACGACGCTATTATATTGATTTATCTTCAGTACGCGGTGGCAAGATTATTGAAGAACTAAGCCGGACGATCGTCCGCTTATCTCCCGACGATCCTACTTGTCAGCTATTTACTGGGCATATTGGCTGTGGCAAGTCCACGGAATTGTTAAAGCTGAAACAAAATTTAGAAGAAAACGGATTTTATGTGGTGTATTTTGAGTCGTCAGAAGATTTAGAAATGGCTGATGTGGATCTGACGGATATTTTATTGGCGATCGCCCATAAAGTCAGTGAAAATATCAAAAGCAAATCCATTTATACGCAATCTGCTTATTTCCAAAACCTATTTACCGAACTCTACCATCTTTTACCCAACTCTCTGGAATTTTTCAACGGATTAGACTTTGACTTAGTTATTGGGCAAATTACTGCCCAATCTAAAGAAAGTCCCAAACTCCGCACGCAATTACGCCAATATTTAGAGCCGCGTACCAGTGGAATTTTAAACTCAATTAATACGGAAATTATTCATCCGGCAACCACCCAGTTGAAGCAACAGGGAAAAAAAGGATTAGTGGTGATTGTGGATAACTTGGATCGGGTCGATAATAAACCTGTGGCGTCCGGGCGATCGCAGCCAGAATATTTATTTGTTGATCGCGGCGAACAACTGCGAAAACTTAACTGTCATTTAGTTTATACCATTCCCCTTTCTTTAATTTTTTCCTCATCTTCGGAATTCTTGAAAAATCGTCTAGGGGGTGGGGTGGCACCAAAAGTTTTGCCGATGGTGCCCGTCCATTTGCGATCGGGAGAAGAATGCCAACAAGGCTTAAGCCTCTTGCGTCAGACTGTGTTAGCTAGAGCATTTCCTGACCTGGACTCTGCCGCCCAACTGAGTTTAATCACGGAAATTGTCGATACACCAGAAACTCTAGATCGCCTCTGTCGCATCAGTGGTGGACATATTAGAAATTTATTAGGATTAATTTATCGCTGTTTACAAAGTGAGGACCCTCCATTTCCCAGAAGTTTAATCGAAATGGTGATTTCAGAACGCGCCGCTGAATTGAGTTTAGCTATTCAACCCGGTGATTGGGAATTATTGCGAGAAGTCGCCCAAACGAAACAAGTCCGAGGTGAAAGTAACTATCAAAGACTGTTACGCAATATGTCAGTATTTGAATATCGCGTTGGCAATTCTGGTCGTTGGTTCGATATTAATCCTATGTTATTTTATTAG
- a CDS encoding PAS domain S-box protein has translation MINFNIDNPKKSGNPECVNQGNAPTLPDLTFVIDVLPSGDFLFVRVNSRYETVMGKSKEMISGKTLSQVFPEAIAQKIAANFNYCIELNQSIAYEEYWPVEGEKNLWITTLVPLINEASAASQNQGEKDQIDRGDRAVIIPENDNTPDLIYRLVGVSINLTECQNNQKLSISPEPPCFEEIENNLIQTQTPLEAALKNSAIAVFQQDRQLRYTWVYNPHDINAEAVLGKTDLELLPPEDALHLVEIKQRVLDTGISHREEVNVTMQGEVNFYDLTVDPLYDSSRNLIGVTCATMNITERKRSELALKQAYQRLKCYLDNTPLAVIEFTGYFQLQKWSKTAEKIFGWTAEELVGKYLKDWQFIQPQDMKLIHQKIYKLVKKGETVNFICHHHYTKEGSLRSCEWYNSTLRDESGNVIAILSLIQDVTYRISLEKKLKKSLKKIKIKTKKIENQKINVNLNTITKQTLQEIFFRTQAHDLVQKIADTTPQLLYIFNVILQHNIYATSRHREFFGCSPEEIQRQGFAFFVERLHPDDMEKMTALSERLAKAKDGEVLENEFRVKNAHGEWRWLHTWDVILSRTPDGLPETMLGTAVDISDRKQTEETLQFQAQLLNNVRESIVVTDLMGYIIYWSPASTTLYGYTPEEVMGKRVTFIVEPHEAAEEEARIQQVTETGYWSGQYWQKRKDGSSFWANTSLSLAKDRLGKPFALIGVDRDITALKQAQEQLYQREQEFKALVENSPDIIARFDRQFRHVYVNPAVERVTGIYPEIFIGKTNEELGMSPDLLLVWNQTIGRVFDTGEDQLIEFEFSTSRGVKTYQSHLVPEYGRDGSVEFVMALSRDITELKQVKEELRSSRDFLDAVLETANEGITVSNQQGQFIIYNHKMQEITGYSKEEAEHTDYFSWIYADSLHRTQALAARNAAFRGKNISNQDWQILHKDGSTRTVLISTKLLTYDRQKWLISMVRDISDRYRAEEALRQSEEKYRVLVETLPYGIREIDLTGRITLINSAGLQMLGYQLNELQGKSIWSLAAGESQPEHLATYFRNLINHKLPPSIYTTQHRRKDGSIIDVEVAWNYRLDRSGEVIGFVSVITDITARKQAEQQLQASLQEKELLLKEVHHRVKNNLQVISSIFSLQSMYIQDPQILSILAESQNRIRSMALIHEKLYQSNNLAKVDFADYLKSLTRNLFDSYNVSPNLIGLNLQVNNVDLNLDTAIACGLLINELVSNALKHGFPYREPGQGKARMGEITIVFTQISQGTLFLEVRDNGVGLPKDLNIAETNSLGLRLVRALTRQLRGQLEMQNQGGTVFQLTFPQPQEFRRF, from the coding sequence ATGATCAATTTCAATATCGATAACCCCAAAAAATCAGGTAATCCAGAATGCGTCAATCAGGGGAATGCTCCAACATTGCCGGATCTGACCTTTGTGATAGATGTTTTGCCATCAGGGGACTTTCTCTTTGTCAGGGTTAACTCACGGTATGAAACGGTGATGGGAAAGTCTAAAGAAATGATTTCAGGCAAAACCCTGAGTCAGGTCTTTCCAGAGGCGATCGCCCAAAAGATCGCGGCTAATTTTAATTATTGTATCGAGTTAAATCAGAGTATTGCTTATGAAGAATATTGGCCGGTTGAAGGGGAAAAAAATTTATGGATTACTACCTTAGTTCCTTTGATAAATGAAGCTTCAGCAGCCAGCCAAAATCAGGGAGAAAAAGATCAGATAGATAGAGGCGATCGCGCCGTTATTATCCCGGAAAATGACAATACTCCAGACTTAATTTATCGCCTGGTTGGTGTCAGTATTAACCTCACCGAATGTCAAAACAATCAAAAGTTATCAATTTCTCCCGAACCCCCCTGTTTTGAAGAGATAGAAAATAACCTGATTCAAACTCAAACTCCCTTGGAAGCAGCACTGAAAAATTCGGCCATTGCCGTTTTTCAGCAGGATCGACAGTTGCGTTACACCTGGGTTTATAATCCCCATGATATTAATGCTGAAGCGGTTTTAGGGAAAACCGATCTAGAACTGCTGCCCCCTGAAGATGCTCTGCATTTGGTTGAGATTAAACAGCGCGTGTTAGACACGGGTATCAGCCATCGAGAAGAAGTGAATGTAACCATGCAAGGGGAAGTTAATTTCTACGATCTCACCGTCGATCCTTTATATGACAGCAGCAGAAATCTCATCGGGGTGACTTGTGCCACCATGAATATTACCGAACGCAAGCGATCGGAACTTGCCCTTAAACAAGCTTATCAGCGATTAAAATGTTATCTGGATAATACTCCGTTAGCGGTAATTGAATTTACCGGATATTTTCAATTACAAAAATGGTCTAAAACCGCAGAAAAAATATTTGGTTGGACGGCAGAAGAACTCGTAGGCAAGTATTTGAAAGATTGGCAGTTTATTCAACCTCAAGATATGAAGCTAATTCATCAAAAAATTTATAAATTAGTCAAAAAAGGGGAGACGGTAAATTTTATTTGCCATCACCATTACACCAAGGAGGGATCGCTGCGATCTTGTGAATGGTATAATTCTACTCTGAGAGATGAGTCAGGAAATGTGATTGCGATTCTCTCGCTTATTCAAGATGTGACTTATCGGATAAGTCTAGAAAAAAAACTCAAAAAATCTTTAAAAAAAATCAAAATAAAAACCAAAAAAATAGAAAATCAAAAAATTAATGTAAATTTAAACACCATAACTAAGCAAACACTCCAAGAAATATTTTTCCGAACTCAAGCCCATGATTTAGTGCAAAAAATTGCCGATACAACACCTCAATTGCTTTATATTTTTAACGTAATTTTACAGCATAATATCTATGCCACCTCGCGGCATCGAGAATTTTTTGGTTGTTCACCGGAAGAAATTCAACGTCAGGGATTCGCATTTTTTGTGGAAAGATTACATCCTGACGATATGGAAAAAATGACGGCACTTTCAGAAAGATTGGCTAAAGCCAAAGATGGAGAAGTCTTAGAAAATGAGTTTAGAGTTAAAAATGCCCACGGAGAATGGCGGTGGCTGCATACTTGGGATGTAATTTTAAGCCGGACTCCAGATGGTTTGCCAGAAACAATGCTGGGGACAGCGGTTGATATCAGCGATCGCAAACAAACCGAAGAGACATTACAATTCCAAGCCCAATTACTCAACAATGTCCGCGAGTCAATTGTCGTCACGGATTTAATGGGCTATATTATTTATTGGAGTCCAGCATCAACAACTCTCTACGGTTATACTCCCGAAGAAGTGATGGGGAAACGGGTGACTTTTATTGTCGAACCCCATGAAGCAGCGGAAGAAGAAGCCAGAATTCAGCAAGTCACGGAAACAGGCTACTGGTCGGGGCAGTATTGGCAAAAACGGAAAGATGGTTCATCTTTCTGGGCGAATACTTCTCTTTCTCTGGCCAAAGATCGCCTGGGAAAACCTTTTGCTTTGATCGGGGTAGATCGGGATATTACCGCACTGAAACAAGCACAAGAACAACTCTATCAACGAGAACAAGAATTTAAAGCTTTAGTGGAAAATTCCCCAGATATAATTGCCCGGTTCGATCGCCAATTTCGCCATGTTTATGTCAACCCAGCGGTGGAACGGGTCACGGGAATATACCCGGAAATATTTATCGGTAAAACTAATGAAGAGTTGGGAATGTCCCCAGACCTTCTATTAGTCTGGAATCAAACCATTGGACGAGTATTTGATACCGGCGAAGATCAACTAATCGAATTTGAATTTTCCACCAGCAGGGGAGTGAAAACCTATCAGTCTCATTTAGTGCCTGAATATGGCCGGGATGGTTCGGTAGAATTTGTCATGGCTCTTAGTCGCGATATTACGGAACTCAAACAGGTGAAAGAGGAGTTGCGTTCTTCTAGGGACTTTCTCGATGCAGTTTTAGAAACGGCCAATGAAGGAATTACCGTGAGTAACCAGCAGGGTCAGTTTATTATTTACAATCATAAAATGCAGGAAATTACCGGCTATTCCAAAGAAGAAGCGGAGCACACTGATTATTTTAGTTGGATTTATGCCGATTCTCTACACCGGACTCAGGCGTTGGCCGCCAGAAACGCTGCCTTCCGAGGCAAAAACATCAGTAATCAAGATTGGCAGATTTTACATAAAGATGGATCGACACGGACGGTGCTGATTTCCACCAAACTTTTGACCTACGATCGACAGAAATGGTTGATTTCTATGGTCAGAGATATTAGCGATCGCTATCGGGCTGAGGAAGCATTGCGCCAAAGTGAGGAAAAATATCGCGTCCTGGTGGAAACATTGCCTTATGGGATTAGAGAAATTGACTTAACCGGTCGAATTACATTGATCAATTCAGCGGGTTTACAAATGTTGGGTTATCAACTCAATGAACTCCAGGGAAAATCTATTTGGTCTTTAGCTGCCGGAGAATCACAACCAGAACATTTAGCCACATATTTTAGGAATTTGATCAACCACAAATTGCCCCCCAGTATCTACACCACTCAGCATCGTCGCAAAGATGGCAGTATTATTGATGTAGAAGTAGCTTGGAACTATCGACTGGATCGTTCTGGGGAAGTGATTGGTTTCGTCTCCGTGATTACGGATATTACTGCCCGCAAGCAAGCGGAACAGCAATTACAAGCGTCTTTGCAAGAAAAAGAACTGCTGCTCAAGGAAGTTCACCATCGGGTGAAAAATAATTTGCAGGTAATTTCCAGCATTTTTTCCTTGCAGTCTATGTATATTCAAGACCCGCAAATCTTGTCGATTCTTGCCGAAAGCCAAAATCGGATCCGTTCAATGGCGCTGATCCATGAAAAGCTCTATCAATCTAATAATCTGGCTAAGGTTGATTTTGCGGATTACTTAAAAAGTTTAACCCGAAATTTATTTGATTCTTATAATGTGAGTCCCAATTTGATTGGCCTGAATTTGCAGGTGAACAATGTGGATCTCAATTTGGATACCGCGATCGCCTGTGGTTTGTTGATTAATGAACTGGTCTCGAATGCCCTGAAACATGGCTTTCCCTACCGAGAACCAGGACAAGGTAAGGCTCGGATGGGTGAAATTACGATTGTGTTTACTCAAATTTCTCAGGGAACACTATTTTTAGAAGTTAGGGATAATGGGGTCGGTTTGCCCAAAGACCTCAATATCGCTGAAACGAATTCCCTGGGATTACGTCTAGTAAGAGCACTTACCCGTCAACTTCGAGGCCAATTAGAAATGCAAAATCAAGGCGGTACAGTGTTCCAACTGACTTTTCCGCAACCCCAAGAATTTAGGAGATTTTAG